A genomic window from Flintibacter sp. KGMB00164 includes:
- a CDS encoding MFS transporter: MVKEKLTFRKILERFSYGCGDFGCNIIYTAMSVYLMFYYTDYAGVSSAAVGVIMLISRVFDGVSDIIMGVIVDRTKSRFGKARPWLLRMCIPFAVSGVLLFSVPAGWSSGAKLVYVFVTYNLVSTVVYTAINVPYSALNALMTQDPYERSVLSIFRNLLATAGTLTINTFTLPLVELFGNTASAWTKAFVVLGAVSVAAFLINFFGTKERVRPAVKDGEAKDVPFATGVKALFQNKYWIMMTGMLALFFLMYSVNGGATVFYAKDILGDKNLVTTINGIFNVVQIVSMFFIAMLVKRFGKRNVFALGLVFDIVGMLVLNYSGGAMNLIVVSSVIRGIGNACGGATMWAMVSDTIDYGEWKTGYRTEGLVNSACSFGYKIGNGIGSALLGLILEIGGYVGEAAVQTAEALFSIEVCFVWIPIVVYVCGLIIMKFWHLDKEFSGILADLEKRKMEGN; the protein is encoded by the coding sequence ATGGTAAAAGAGAAGTTGACGTTTCGTAAGATTCTGGAGCGCTTTTCCTATGGATGCGGCGACTTTGGCTGCAACATTATCTACACCGCCATGTCGGTATACCTCATGTTCTACTACACCGATTACGCCGGGGTAAGCAGCGCGGCTGTGGGTGTGATCATGCTGATTTCCAGAGTGTTTGACGGTGTGAGCGACATTATCATGGGTGTCATTGTGGACCGCACCAAGTCCCGCTTTGGCAAGGCAAGGCCGTGGCTTCTGCGCATGTGCATCCCCTTTGCGGTGTCCGGCGTGTTGCTGTTCTCCGTCCCCGCAGGCTGGTCCTCCGGGGCGAAGCTGGTGTACGTATTTGTTACATACAATCTGGTTTCCACGGTGGTCTATACGGCCATCAACGTTCCTTATTCCGCACTGAACGCTCTGATGACCCAGGACCCTTATGAGCGCTCGGTTCTGAGTATTTTCCGCAACCTGCTGGCCACTGCCGGCACGCTGACCATCAACACCTTTACCCTTCCCCTGGTGGAGCTGTTTGGCAACACCGCCTCTGCCTGGACCAAGGCGTTTGTGGTGCTGGGCGCTGTCTCTGTGGCGGCATTTCTCATCAACTTCTTTGGTACCAAAGAGCGTGTGCGCCCCGCAGTCAAGGATGGAGAGGCAAAGGATGTGCCCTTTGCCACAGGCGTAAAAGCACTGTTCCAGAATAAGTACTGGATCATGATGACCGGGATGCTGGCTCTCTTCTTCCTGATGTATTCCGTAAACGGCGGCGCCACTGTCTTTTATGCCAAGGATATTCTGGGGGACAAGAACCTGGTTACTACCATCAACGGCATCTTCAATGTAGTGCAGATCGTGAGCATGTTCTTCATCGCCATGCTGGTCAAGCGTTTTGGAAAGCGCAATGTCTTTGCACTGGGCCTGGTTTTTGACATCGTGGGTATGCTGGTGCTGAACTATTCCGGCGGCGCTATGAACCTGATCGTGGTCTCCAGCGTGATCCGCGGCATCGGAAATGCCTGCGGCGGCGCCACCATGTGGGCTATGGTATCTGATACCATTGACTACGGCGAGTGGAAAACCGGTTACCGCACCGAGGGCCTGGTCAACAGCGCGTGCAGCTTTGGATATAAGATCGGCAACGGCATCGGCTCCGCTCTTCTGGGCCTTATCCTGGAGATTGGCGGCTATGTGGGCGAGGCTGCGGTACAGACTGCGGAAGCCCTGTTCTCCATCGAGGTCTGTTTCGTCTGGATTCCCATTGTGGTGTATGTGTGCGGCCTGATCATCATGAAGTTCTGGCACCTGGAC